CCAGAGTCGCAACGACAGTAGCGACATTTTCAAGCTGATGTTTACCCAATAATTTTATTGGAACGGTTCCGTAATCGATATCCCCACTCGTAATTGCCACCTTTTGGCCCATAAGATTCTGCGACACCCGCCGAACCGCTACGGCGTCCTCAACTTCGACGAGTCGGGATTTCTTGGCGCCAGCCGTAGCCCGGATGACGGTTTTGGCTTCATCCGGCGTTGCTCCACAAATGACCGGCCGGCCGTCTTTGATAATCCCTGCTTTTTCACCGGCAATCGCGGCCAGGGTGGTTCCCAAGTAGGCTGTATGATCAAGCCCGATGCGAGTAATGACTGAAACCAGAGGCATCACCACGTTGGTTGAATCCAGTCGCCCACCCATCCCTGTCTCTACCACCGCCACCTGGACACCCTTTCTCCTGAAATATTCAAAGGCCAGGGCCGTGGTAAACTCAAAGAAAGTTACTTCACGCTCCGCGACCGACACCGCAGCCGCGTGGGCTTCCATATCCTCAAATAGGGCAGCCAACTCCTCGTCATTGATCGCCTCTCCGTTGACCTGAATCCGTTCATTGAAATTAATCAGGTGTGGTGACGTATACAGGCCGACCCGCAGCCCTGCTTGCCGCAGAACCGATTCCAGCATGGCGCAAACGGATCCCTTACCATTGGTCCCGGCCACATGGATGGCGGCAAAGGCATGATGGGGATTCCCCAATCGGTTCAATAAGGAGACCGTTACATCGAGTCCCGGCTTAATGCCAAAGGTTCGCAAGGCATATAAACGTTCGAGTGATTGTTTAAGATTTTGTTTCATCAACTCACCCCTTAAGTTGAGCCACCAATGATGTTCCCTGATCGAGCGCGATGATAGAAGGTAAAGTCATGATTATATCCTGATTGTATAAGACCGGCACGATTTTCAGCAAGATTAGCCGCGAACTCGGCCTGACTAACATTATGTTTTGAAAGCTCCATGTATCGACGGGAGCAGTCGACGATCCGTGACGGATCACCTAGTTATGCCTAAGTTACCGTTTGCAAACAATAATACCCGAATGAATGCCCAGTTATGTTCCTGCCCGATAATGTTCACCGACACACCTTTTCATATGCAGAAAGTAACGATAAACGTGAATCTCTGCAAATGGCTCCGACCTCGCCGAATAGCTCGTCTGGTTATCGTTTCGCACTTCCCTGCACCGAATCAATACCTGATACCAAGCAAGCATCCTGCTTGATCCGCATCCGTAAGAGTCAACCGGACGTATTTCTTTATATCGAAACCGCTAGAAAATTCACTATATGGGACGGCATCACTATTAAGGGTACAAATGTATTGAAATCCATCCGAGTTCGCGTCCTTCGCTGCAATTTCCAAGGCCAGGGCACGTTGTCTTTCATCGACACCATCAAAAATCAAACTGTCGTGTATGAGAATTCCGGGCGAAACAATTTTTCGGGCCCATATTGCAGCCAAGGTCATGTCATAACAGAACACCTTCATGTTATTGATGCCGGTGCTACCTGACCGTTCAATCTCAACATCAAACTTGAATCCATTGAGGCCAACATCAATGACAAGTTTTCCAGGCACGCTATAGAGCCCCTGGGAGTAGCGATTAAATAATCTGATGGCGGTCTCCCGAATTTCCCGTCGTTCTTCATAGTCGCGGAGAGATCGCTGTTGCAGCACCTGCTGATCAATCTTGAATTGGCTCATGCCCGTTTCACATGACTTTAAATTGTCAATGGTCGCGGTAATGGAGTTCAAAGTGTTTTGCGTTTCCAAATGCCGTTTCTGCAAAAGGGTATATTCTTCAAGCGCGCCATGCGTCTTCAAAACCTCCATAACAACAGCCCGCTCGTTCGATTTCGCCTTAATCAATTGCTCGCGAGCCTCGATGGCCATTTTCAACCGGGAGACTTCCGCCTCAAGAAAAAGCCGCCGGTTCTCAATTATGGTGTGATGAAATGCCTGAACATCCTCAATACGACGTAGTGCCACGCCCGGCAAAGCAACACCCGCATCGGCATAGAGTTTTTCTACTGCATTAGGAACGGGTGCATTTTCCTCGGCTAAGCTCTTCTCGTATAGCGACAATATCCGCTGATCCTTGGAATTATGATTGGCCTCAACATGGATCTCTTCCGTAAGTTGATTCGCCTGCATCCGGATGTCCTCATACTGAGGATGTACCTTGAAGGATTCCAGATTTGCAGCCTCTTCCCCCGCTTTTTCACTTAATCGAACACGCCTGGCCTCCAAATCACCCCGAGACCCAACAAAGCCTTTCAGTACGCCCGTTTTGGCGGCCTTGATCAAACCTTCGAGGCCTTTCTTCCGATCTTTCAGAACCTGCACTTCCACAGCGTTCTCCCACGCCAAACCAAGAAGAAATGCATTATTAACCTGCCGAGCCCATTCGGCCTGTTTCCCGTGGTGCTCAAATGGTGTAAAATAAGCGTCTTTCTGACGCCTGACAAAGTATGAGAAAAGACTGCGGAAAGTCGGTTGATATTTCAGGCTGTCATCAGCACCGGGCAACCCGAAGAAAAGGCCCCCTAAAATCAGATTCCAATCCCGAACGGAGAAAACATATTTATCTTTTTTCTTTTTGGGCCTGAATGGACATTCGTCGGGAAGCCCGTTAACCACAACATCGTTGGGTGCATCAATGGAACGGATGGCAGTAATGGACCGCCCCCCCACTTCCAGTTCCACTGTAAAAGCCCACCCACTGAGGGCATCCACAAGCAGCCCCTT
This DNA window, taken from bacterium, encodes the following:
- a CDS encoding folylpolyglutamate synthase/dihydrofolate synthase family protein, which translates into the protein MKQNLKQSLERLYALRTFGIKPGLDVTVSLLNRLGNPHHAFAAIHVAGTNGKGSVCAMLESVLRQAGLRVGLYTSPHLINFNERIQVNGEAINDEELAALFEDMEAHAAAVSVAEREVTFFEFTTALAFEYFRRKGVQVAVVETGMGGRLDSTNVVMPLVSVITRIGLDHTAYLGTTLAAIAGEKAGIIKDGRPVICGATPDEAKTVIRATAGAKKSRLVEVEDAVAVRRVSQNLMGQKVAITSGDIDYGTVPIKLLGKHQLENVATVVATLEVLADCSPLKIPIEVIRAGLAAAKWLGRLQVLVQDPPTILDGAHNPDGARALAVTLKDLLKKKKVGLIWGMCDDKDALGFAKAMGATVKRCWIVPINSERNADPRKLLQIAKTEGWETMTSPLPEAMELAKKWAQENEGAVCIAGSLFLAGEVLSYEKY
- a CDS encoding ABC-three component system protein — protein: MIKRVSSNHASFKTVEFKPGFNVLLAERTHESTKLDSRNGLGKSTLIEIIHFCLGAKAAKGKGLLVDALSGWAFTVELEVGGRSITAIRSIDAPNDVVVNGLPDECPFRPKKKKDKYVFSVRDWNLILGGLFFGLPGADDSLKYQPTFRSLFSYFVRRQKDAYFTPFEHHGKQAEWARQVNNAFLLGLAWENAVEVQVLKDRKKGLEGLIKAAKTGVLKGFVGSRGDLEARRVRLSEKAGEEAANLESFKVHPQYEDIRMQANQLTEEIHVEANHNSKDQRILSLYEKSLAEENAPVPNAVEKLYADAGVALPGVALRRIEDVQAFHHTIIENRRLFLEAEVSRLKMAIEAREQLIKAKSNERAVVMEVLKTHGALEEYTLLQKRHLETQNTLNSITATIDNLKSCETGMSQFKIDQQVLQQRSLRDYEERREIRETAIRLFNRYSQGLYSVPGKLVIDVGLNGFKFDVEIERSGSTGINNMKVFCYDMTLAAIWARKIVSPGILIHDSLIFDGVDERQRALALEIAAKDANSDGFQYICTLNSDAVPYSEFSSGFDIKKYVRLTLTDADQAGCLLGIRY